Proteins from one Desulfonema limicola genomic window:
- a CDS encoding rubredoxin-like domain-containing protein yields the protein MKKPAIFILTFILMFFPLISNAKEIGFIEEFSLAQDRAEVLKQLTPGTSDYYFYHCLHAQNTGNLAEVEPMIDLWFQYEGSETQQIKEIKNRQALLEYEQNPEKSLDYIKKQLNLDFNHTKTIQTSNTELAHTLDQDLISIPRLTELAFSKYDNLQGIEDAGLDILEPDKIKQNQNNNARLSDLLNRLQKPDFPNLAELVVEDLKNPNSQGFGSRSIHWKMLKEQMEKCMELMPELKNNSDFINTYLTRLAPSYEIDARYNPEEKRAFHKKQWDFVKDLAPSQNSWKVHILYHILDIDRKLGQFDRELFMTYLKLPRNTSYMNQDYLNLNEFQKYVVNMDSNFFNSECFNQVVSDEQLVKDYLSHFFLTDKDYNAYAEYIYEYWLKNVFAETKILNNIGETEQWYSMTGQTFNNAFKERVDIDFCRTNKELFKTDEPVSLDLYIKNVKTLIIKTYEINTLNYYLSNMQEVDINVNLEDMTATWEKTVSYNEPPLHRVKRRFDFPQMDKPGVYIVEFIGNGKSSRAFIQKGKLNFIKRISAAGHAFTIIDENSRKCPNASVYAAGQEYKADKNAVITIPFTTTPGMQRIILKNGDFCSLGDFEHMTEDYILFARFHTSRESLLKKGKSSVIIRPLLTLNDQPVSLSILENICLGIEFVDMEETHSFKEIKNIKLSKNSESVYEFQVPDNLSRIKFSLKADIKNMSQNTKDNLGAFGEFKVNRIDKTLRVKDMFLSHANGKYCLEILGKNGEPFPNFPVSLSFKHRYFRDKVQTNLSTDKNGRIDLGKLENIDKIYAGLPGEITYVSQGDESKNRGEATVAGDIVVEDTEPDCTWYLSKNLCRYPSFINTQAGETVYIPFAGSETAKKRKDFTLLERGWNQWVEDRSDAVKVNKGFLEISGLEPGEYDLFLKKNQEKISISINRGIPVDNYIISEKNIQEMNYKQPLYISSVDMGEEFMTVKLGNVSESARVHVTATYFMPVFDIFENLSLVFPNPYGTPVSQPFSKYLADRSIEDEYRYILDRKYVKKYPGNMLKRPQLLLNPRKAYKTETYADTSLHDKGTEDGSDGWRPIEPAPRSIEPWEGRDIESVSNLDFLKEPSFLLANLKPDENGEIKIDLKKLGNHQQVFLLALDSRNTVYQEISLPQKEILQKDLRMAETFDSGTNLVEQKKIGLFQAGETFSLENNNTSQYRIFDSIDKVYKLFSTPGSNPDLKEFEFIVKWPGLTQKEKQEKYSKYACHELNFFIYHKDRPFFDQTVKPYINNKKNKTFIDKWLVDENLEQYRAFPAFDSLNIIEKILLLKKTSNIDHCSRYVKDRLDIKFHKNTDTYNRLFDSVLKGGSFVAGSLFNEVQWKCRDCGYIPDGLNPPDICPICGVSSDHFRQHIPIPGASYESAAIEPTFDEILQEQDMAAPAPTPTKAYAGESEDNFIIDPAMLDKPMTRGGHPEDQDIEKRDKIRQLFQKSEKTEEWTEQNYYNADSYEASIEVNPFWNDYAKNKPGELFFSNNFIYAAGNFTEIMFALSLLDLPFTPENHEQTVNGAALSIKALSPMLVFYRQIVKAERSEKNIPVTITQSFFKVDDKYDYSDNKNQEKPVKDEFLFRTSYECRLVINNPASETQNLQLFASIPKGAMPLQKGFYYNSVPVNLDPYSTKTFKYYFYFPKPGNFDFYPAQLSKEEKIIASASPQKLNVVTKLAQVDKDSWKYVSQNSSSQDVLKYLETQNINRLDLTMTAFRMKDRDFFLQTIELLRKLPLYDTTLWSYSIYHNEPDIIREYLETSSYLFSGGTTVDSPILKLDPVSRGRYRYLEYKPLINARAHKFGTQRNILNDRFYEQYNRFMTKLSYQPELKQDDFIELTYYMLIQDRVTEAFEYFEKIDPQATDLKIQYDYLKLYIDFYKKDIKSAESIAKKYENYPVVKWRKMFQSALAQLDEIQGKKTGIVDKEDRNQRMDKMAQSEPGFDFRIESRAVAINYRNIDSFRISYYPMDIELVFSRNPFEQKHDKRFSFVSPTRFDIIKLPQDQDSFNLDLPEEFHNTNLMIEINAKGIKQSRFYYSNSLVVQVMENYGHLDVIAQDTGQPLAETYVKVYAKMKNGEIMFYKDGYTDMRGRFDYLSLSTDEIYNVEKLALLVLSEKNGAVVREVNPPGHFSSKSF from the coding sequence ATGAAAAAACCAGCTATCTTTATTCTGACCTTTATTCTCATGTTTTTTCCCTTGATTTCAAATGCAAAAGAAATCGGATTTATCGAAGAATTCAGCCTGGCCCAGGACCGGGCTGAGGTTCTAAAACAGCTTACTCCGGGAACGTCGGATTATTATTTTTATCACTGCCTCCATGCCCAGAATACGGGAAATTTGGCTGAGGTTGAACCCATGATTGATTTATGGTTTCAGTATGAAGGCAGTGAAACTCAGCAGATTAAAGAGATAAAAAACCGTCAGGCCCTTCTTGAATATGAGCAGAATCCTGAAAAATCTCTGGATTATATTAAAAAGCAGTTGAACCTTGATTTTAATCATACAAAAACAATCCAAACAAGTAATACCGAACTTGCCCACACCCTTGACCAGGATTTGATAAGCATTCCCAGGCTTACGGAACTGGCCTTTTCCAAATATGACAATCTCCAGGGTATTGAAGATGCTGGTCTTGATATACTGGAACCGGACAAGATAAAACAAAATCAAAATAATAATGCCAGGTTGAGCGACCTTCTCAACAGGCTTCAAAAACCTGATTTTCCAAATCTTGCAGAACTGGTTGTTGAAGATTTGAAAAATCCAAACAGCCAGGGATTTGGATCCCGCAGCATACACTGGAAAATGCTCAAAGAGCAGATGGAAAAATGTATGGAACTTATGCCTGAACTGAAAAATAACAGTGATTTTATTAATACATATCTTACCAGGCTTGCACCGTCTTATGAAATTGATGCCCGTTATAATCCTGAAGAAAAAAGAGCCTTTCACAAAAAGCAGTGGGACTTTGTCAAAGACCTCGCACCTTCGCAAAACAGCTGGAAAGTTCATATCCTATACCATATCCTGGATATTGACAGGAAACTGGGGCAATTTGACCGCGAGCTTTTTATGACCTATTTAAAACTTCCCCGCAATACATCATACATGAACCAGGATTATCTTAATCTTAATGAATTCCAAAAATATGTTGTTAATATGGACAGTAATTTCTTTAATTCCGAGTGCTTTAATCAGGTTGTCAGTGATGAGCAGCTAGTAAAAGATTATTTGTCTCATTTTTTTCTAACAGACAAGGACTATAATGCTTATGCAGAATACATATATGAATACTGGTTGAAAAATGTATTTGCAGAAACAAAAATCCTTAACAATATCGGAGAAACGGAACAATGGTATTCCATGACAGGCCAAACATTTAACAATGCGTTTAAAGAGCGTGTTGATATTGATTTTTGCAGGACCAATAAAGAATTATTTAAAACTGATGAGCCTGTAAGCCTGGATCTTTATATTAAAAATGTCAAAACCCTGATTATCAAAACCTATGAAATCAACACTCTTAATTATTATCTTTCCAATATGCAGGAAGTGGATATCAATGTTAATCTTGAGGATATGACTGCCACATGGGAAAAGACCGTATCTTATAATGAACCGCCTTTACACCGGGTAAAACGCAGATTTGATTTTCCACAGATGGACAAACCAGGTGTTTATATAGTTGAATTTATAGGAAACGGAAAAAGCAGCCGGGCTTTTATTCAAAAGGGAAAGCTTAATTTTATAAAACGGATTTCAGCAGCAGGTCATGCTTTTACTATTATAGATGAAAACAGCAGAAAATGCCCTAATGCATCTGTTTATGCAGCAGGACAGGAATACAAGGCAGATAAAAACGCTGTTATAACCATACCTTTTACCACAACCCCCGGAATGCAGAGAATTATTCTGAAAAACGGGGATTTCTGTTCTCTTGGTGATTTTGAGCATATGACAGAAGATTATATATTATTTGCCCGTTTCCATACTTCAAGGGAATCCCTGCTGAAAAAGGGTAAATCTTCTGTAATAATTCGCCCCTTATTGACCCTTAACGATCAGCCTGTCAGCCTTTCCATTCTGGAAAATATCTGCCTGGGAATTGAATTTGTTGACATGGAAGAAACACATTCTTTTAAAGAAATTAAAAATATCAAACTGTCAAAAAATAGTGAATCTGTTTATGAATTCCAGGTTCCTGACAACCTGTCACGTATTAAATTTTCTCTTAAGGCAGATATTAAGAACATGAGTCAGAATACAAAAGATAATCTTGGAGCTTTTGGAGAATTCAAGGTGAATCGGATTGACAAAACTCTCAGGGTAAAAGACATGTTTCTCAGTCATGCTAACGGGAAATACTGCCTTGAAATACTGGGAAAAAACGGTGAACCTTTTCCAAATTTTCCTGTAAGCCTCAGTTTTAAACACAGGTATTTTCGCGACAAGGTTCAAACAAACCTCAGCACAGATAAAAATGGCAGGATTGATCTTGGAAAACTTGAAAATATTGACAAAATTTATGCCGGACTTCCAGGGGAAATAACATATGTCAGCCAGGGGGATGAAAGTAAAAACCGGGGAGAGGCAACTGTGGCTGGGGATATTGTGGTTGAGGATACTGAGCCGGACTGCACATGGTATTTATCAAAAAATTTATGCAGGTATCCGTCTTTTATTAACACCCAGGCCGGAGAAACTGTTTATATTCCTTTTGCAGGCTCAGAAACTGCAAAAAAACGGAAAGACTTTACTCTTCTTGAAAGAGGCTGGAACCAATGGGTTGAAGACCGTTCGGATGCAGTAAAAGTAAATAAGGGTTTCCTTGAAATCAGCGGACTTGAACCTGGTGAATATGACCTGTTTTTAAAAAAGAACCAGGAAAAAATATCTATCAGCATTAACCGGGGAATTCCTGTTGATAATTATATTATATCAGAAAAAAATATTCAGGAAATGAATTATAAACAGCCCCTTTATATTAGCAGTGTAGATATGGGGGAAGAATTCATGACCGTGAAACTGGGCAATGTATCCGAATCTGCCCGTGTTCATGTAACAGCCACTTATTTTATGCCTGTTTTTGATATATTTGAAAATTTAAGCCTGGTATTTCCCAATCCTTATGGTACCCCTGTTTCACAGCCCTTTTCAAAATACCTGGCTGACAGGAGCATTGAAGATGAATACCGGTATATACTTGACAGGAAATATGTGAAAAAATATCCGGGAAACATGCTCAAACGGCCTCAACTGCTTTTAAATCCAAGAAAAGCTTATAAAACTGAAACATATGCTGATACCTCATTACATGATAAAGGAACTGAGGACGGATCTGATGGATGGAGACCAATTGAACCTGCACCAAGATCAATAGAGCCGTGGGAAGGAAGAGATATAGAGAGCGTTTCAAACCTTGATTTTCTGAAAGAACCTTCATTCCTGCTTGCAAACCTTAAACCTGATGAAAACGGGGAAATAAAGATTGACCTGAAGAAACTGGGAAATCACCAGCAGGTTTTTCTGCTGGCTCTTGATTCCAGGAATACGGTTTATCAGGAGATTTCCCTGCCCCAAAAGGAGATTTTGCAAAAAGACCTTCGTATGGCTGAAACCTTTGATTCTGGAACCAACCTGGTTGAACAAAAAAAGATCGGTCTTTTTCAAGCCGGGGAAACATTCAGCCTGGAAAATAATAATACTTCGCAATACAGGATATTTGATTCCATTGATAAAGTATATAAACTGTTTTCAACCCCGGGAAGCAATCCTGACTTAAAGGAATTTGAATTTATTGTAAAATGGCCCGGACTTACACAAAAAGAAAAACAGGAAAAATATTCAAAATATGCCTGCCATGAGCTTAATTTTTTTATCTATCATAAAGACCGGCCTTTTTTTGACCAGACTGTAAAACCATATATTAACAATAAAAAGAATAAAACATTTATTGACAAATGGCTGGTTGACGAAAATCTTGAGCAATACAGGGCTTTTCCGGCGTTTGACAGCTTGAATATTATTGAAAAGATTCTTTTGCTCAAAAAAACCTCAAACATAGACCATTGCAGCAGATATGTTAAAGACCGGCTTGACATTAAATTTCACAAAAATACAGATACTTACAACCGCCTGTTTGACAGTGTTTTAAAAGGCGGGAGTTTTGTTGCAGGCAGCTTATTTAACGAAGTTCAGTGGAAATGCAGAGACTGCGGATATATTCCTGATGGTTTAAATCCGCCTGACATCTGCCCCATATGCGGCGTATCTTCAGATCATTTCAGGCAACATATACCTATTCCGGGAGCATCATATGAGTCGGCAGCTATCGAGCCGACTTTTGACGAGATTCTCCAGGAACAAGACATGGCTGCACCTGCACCGACTCCGACTAAGGCTTATGCAGGCGAATCAGAGGATAATTTTATCATTGATCCCGCTATGCTTGATAAACCAATGACAAGGGGCGGTCATCCCGAAGATCAGGATATAGAAAAAAGAGATAAGATCAGGCAGTTATTTCAAAAATCGGAAAAAACCGAAGAATGGACAGAGCAGAACTACTATAATGCAGATTCATATGAAGCATCAATAGAAGTTAATCCGTTCTGGAATGATTATGCGAAAAACAAGCCCGGAGAATTATTTTTTTCAAACAACTTTATATACGCAGCCGGAAACTTTACAGAGATCATGTTTGCCCTTTCCCTGCTTGATCTGCCTTTTACCCCTGAAAATCATGAGCAGACTGTAAACGGAGCCGCCCTTTCCATAAAAGCCCTAAGCCCCATGCTGGTATTTTACAGGCAGATTGTGAAAGCAGAAAGGTCTGAAAAGAATATACCAGTTACTATAACCCAAAGCTTTTTTAAAGTTGATGACAAGTATGATTATTCAGATAATAAAAATCAGGAAAAACCTGTTAAAGATGAATTTCTTTTCCGCACTTCTTACGAATGCAGGCTTGTAATAAACAACCCTGCATCAGAGACTCAAAACCTGCAATTGTTTGCCAGTATCCCAAAAGGTGCCATGCCCCTGCAAAAAGGATTTTATTACAATAGTGTTCCTGTAAATCTTGATCCTTACAGCACAAAAACCTTTAAATATTATTTTTATTTTCCCAAACCGGGTAATTTTGATTTTTATCCTGCCCAATTATCAAAAGAAGAAAAAATTATTGCTTCCGCATCTCCTCAAAAGTTAAATGTTGTAACAAAACTTGCACAAGTTGACAAAGATTCATGGAAGTATGTTTCACAAAACAGCAGCAGCCAGGATGTACTCAAATACCTGGAAACCCAAAATATTAACAGGCTTGATCTCACCATGACTGCCTTTCGCATGAAAGACAGGGACTTTTTTTTACAAACCATAGAATTACTGAGAAAGCTGCCTTTATATGACACTACCCTCTGGTCATACAGCATATACCATAATGAGCCTGATATTATCCGGGAATATCTTGAAACCTCATCATATTTATTTTCCGGCGGAACAACTGTTGATTCTCCCATTCTTAAACTTGATCCTGTCAGCAGGGGAAGATACCGGTACCTGGAATATAAACCCCTGATTAATGCAAGAGCGCATAAATTCGGAACGCAGAGAAACATTCTTAATGACCGGTTTTATGAACAGTATAACAGGTTCATGACAAAGCTGAGTTACCAGCCCGAATTAAAGCAGGATGATTTTATTGAGCTTACATATTACATGCTTATTCAGGATCGTGTAACCGAAGCTTTTGAATATTTTGAAAAGATTGACCCCCAGGCAACGGATTTGAAGATTCAATATGATTATCTCAAACTCTATATTGATTTCTATAAAAAAGATATAAAATCAGCTGAAAGCATTGCAAAAAAGTATGAAAACTATCCTGTTGTCAAATGGAGAAAAATGTTTCAATCGGCACTGGCCCAGCTTGATGAAATACAGGGAAAAAAGACCGGCATTGTTGACAAGGAAGACAGGAACCAGAGAATGGATAAAATGGCACAATCTGAACCGGGCTTTGATTTCAGGATTGAGTCCAGGGCTGTTGCCATAAATTACAGAAATATTGATTCATTCAGGATAAGTTATTATCCAATGGATATTGAACTTGTTTTTTCCCGCAATCCTTTTGAGCAAAAGCATGACAAACGATTTTCATTTGTCAGCCCCACCAGGTTTGACATAATAAAACTGCCCCAGGATCAGGATAGTTTTAACCTTGATCTGCCGGAAGAATTTCATAACACCAACCTGATGATTGAAATAAATGCAAAAGGAATAAAACAGTCAAGGTTCTATTATTCAAATTCCCTTGTTGTACAGGTTATGGAAAATTACGGGCACCTGGATGTAATAGCACAGGATACGGGCCAGCCCCTTGCAGAAACCTATGTAAAGGTGTATGCAAAGATGAAAAATGGAGAAATCATGTTTTACAAAGACGGATATACAGACATGAGAGGACGCTTTGATTACCTGTCTTTAAGTACTGATGAGATTTACAATGTTGAAAAACTTGCCCTGCTTGTTTTAAGTGAGAAAAACGGAGCTGTTGTCAGGGAGGTTAATCCGCCGGGTCATTTTTCTTCAAAATCTTTTTGA
- a CDS encoding caspase family protein, with translation MNNLSKHLKQNFPVFIIICLYILTSCSTDTAIQRDTNNSLNPKTSRAIKLKRTNKPILADKDQPLLVIEGGGHIDIIRELIFTSDGRELISVGDDKTIRIWNVSNDGQKTQLSRIIRGQIEDGRSGVIYGAALSPADASGKHKWLAAAGYLAGPEQDRYAIRIHDYATGEVTALLRGHENLINGLAFSPSGRWLASASKDNTVRIWNISDIKNNSLANSPVVLKAHKEPVYDAAWSSDESRLVSAAYDNTVGLWDTDRLTEGKVSLIKKLKAHKGNVRTVAFHPDGKTFASGGKERTIQIWDAQDGKHLNEFKTKIQAAGLSFSPDGNYLAAGSSDARDTNKRAVVYAFPSGKIIHEFTEHENIVIATAFHPSGRFVATGGGNQKEILLWNPENGRILSRLEGGGQTIQAVSFSKDGQYIGWGQTLKYKSTNNKGPIENRFDLVNLIVSKGSPPVRAVEQTGEYSLEAERGGPDNYTYKLIIKKSGRRNAVINRDKTNGHRHSAYTFTPDGQHVLSGGFSGFLTLYNLSGEPVKNFKGHTGEIKAVAVSPDGNWAVSGASDQTVRLWSLAGQEKEILPTVSIFPTHNDWIAWTPEGFFTCAHKKTELMGYIINQGVNRTSKYVSIDQLYDRFYRPDLIHTSINGDPKNFWQEEEASQEAPRVISQGLPPKVSILSPKSGTNTTKNEVEIKAAIYEQGGGVGKIVWKINQVTLGVEPSKSRGIKLKKKNENSETISKLLVLEPGKNNIEITAFSKENTIASAPAAITLIYSIPRLQAPAKQAIQIEPPQKDNRPRLHLLTVGINQYRDRALQLKYAVPDAKSIAGSLPGFGKKIYKDIIITQLHDENATISGIDAAFKKLALKIEPQDVFIFYVAGHGITIDGRYHFLPQEFRYRDNQTVKKEAVTQANLQEWLAVIPAKKSLVLLDTCESGSFVQSLATMRGIAEKTAINKLIRATGRATIVAATDAQPALEGYKNHGVFTYVFLEGLKMADKNFGNKDNIVSIMEMAQYLDNQVPILTKEVFSFEQFPQIHLVGSDFPIGIVEGSGEAD, from the coding sequence ATTTATCATAATTTGTTTATATATTTTAACATCCTGCTCAACAGATACAGCCATTCAGAGAGATACGAATAACAGTCTAAACCCCAAAACAAGCCGTGCAATAAAGCTGAAAAGAACGAATAAACCGATTTTAGCTGACAAAGATCAACCGCTCCTTGTTATTGAAGGCGGAGGCCATATAGATATAATCCGGGAATTGATATTCACCTCTGACGGCAGAGAATTGATCTCGGTCGGGGATGATAAGACTATCCGAATATGGAATGTTTCTAATGACGGTCAAAAGACACAACTGTCCAGGATAATAAGAGGACAGATTGAGGATGGACGTTCAGGAGTTATTTACGGAGCTGCCCTTTCTCCTGCTGATGCTTCGGGAAAACATAAATGGCTGGCAGCAGCAGGTTATCTGGCCGGGCCTGAACAGGATCGGTATGCAATAAGAATCCATGATTATGCAACAGGTGAAGTAACTGCCCTTTTACGCGGGCATGAAAATCTGATTAACGGGCTGGCCTTTTCCCCTTCGGGCCGATGGCTGGCATCTGCAAGCAAGGATAATACTGTAAGAATCTGGAATATCTCAGATATTAAAAATAATTCTCTTGCCAATTCTCCTGTCGTACTTAAAGCCCATAAAGAACCGGTTTATGACGCGGCCTGGTCTTCGGACGAATCCAGGCTTGTTTCCGCTGCATATGACAATACAGTGGGGCTGTGGGATACAGACAGACTGACAGAAGGAAAAGTAAGTCTGATAAAAAAATTAAAAGCACATAAAGGCAATGTGCGCACAGTTGCTTTTCACCCTGACGGCAAAACCTTTGCTTCAGGTGGAAAAGAAAGGACAATTCAAATATGGGATGCTCAAGACGGAAAGCATTTAAATGAATTTAAAACAAAAATTCAGGCGGCAGGACTCAGCTTTTCTCCTGACGGCAATTATCTTGCTGCCGGCAGTTCAGATGCAAGGGATACCAATAAAAGAGCAGTGGTTTATGCTTTCCCTTCAGGTAAAATCATTCATGAATTTACAGAACATGAAAACATTGTAATTGCAACAGCATTCCATCCATCAGGCAGATTTGTCGCAACCGGAGGCGGCAATCAAAAGGAAATTCTTCTCTGGAATCCTGAAAACGGCAGGATTTTATCCCGGCTTGAAGGCGGGGGACAGACAATACAGGCTGTAAGTTTTTCAAAAGACGGGCAATATATTGGATGGGGGCAGACGCTGAAATATAAAAGCACTAATAACAAAGGCCCCATTGAAAACCGTTTTGATCTTGTCAATCTAATTGTTTCAAAAGGCTCGCCTCCAGTCAGGGCTGTTGAGCAAACAGGAGAATACTCTCTCGAAGCAGAGCGCGGCGGGCCTGACAATTACACATATAAATTGATAATAAAAAAATCAGGCAGACGTAATGCTGTTATCAATCGGGATAAAACAAACGGACACCGCCACAGTGCTTACACTTTCACACCTGACGGCCAGCACGTTTTGAGCGGAGGGTTCAGCGGATTTCTTACATTATATAACCTTTCAGGAGAACCTGTAAAAAATTTCAAAGGACATACAGGGGAAATTAAGGCAGTGGCAGTATCACCGGACGGAAACTGGGCAGTTTCAGGTGCAAGCGATCAGACCGTTCGCCTCTGGTCTCTGGCAGGTCAAGAAAAAGAAATCCTGCCCACAGTTTCAATATTTCCAACACATAACGACTGGATTGCCTGGACTCCCGAAGGTTTTTTTACCTGCGCCCACAAGAAAACCGAACTTATGGGATATATAATAAATCAAGGTGTAAACCGTACTTCAAAATATGTGTCCATTGACCAGTTATATGACCGGTTTTACAGACCTGACCTTATTCACACCAGTATAAACGGCGATCCCAAAAATTTCTGGCAGGAGGAAGAAGCATCCCAGGAAGCTCCCCGGGTAATTTCCCAGGGATTACCTCCGAAAGTAAGCATTCTTTCACCCAAAAGCGGGACTAACACCACAAAAAACGAAGTGGAAATAAAAGCTGCAATATATGAACAGGGCGGAGGTGTTGGAAAAATAGTCTGGAAGATTAACCAGGTAACACTTGGGGTTGAACCCTCAAAATCCCGCGGAATCAAACTGAAGAAAAAGAATGAGAATTCCGAAACTATTTCAAAACTTCTGGTTCTGGAACCTGGAAAAAATAATATTGAGATTACAGCATTTTCCAAAGAAAACACAATAGCTTCCGCTCCTGCTGCAATAACACTTATATACTCAATTCCAAGATTACAGGCTCCTGCTAAACAGGCAATTCAGATAGAGCCTCCACAAAAAGACAACAGGCCGCGCCTCCACCTTCTCACAGTCGGCATAAATCAATACAGGGATCGAGCCTTACAACTGAAATATGCAGTTCCTGACGCAAAATCCATTGCAGGCAGTCTGCCCGGATTTGGGAAAAAAATATATAAGGATATTATTATAACCCAGCTTCATGATGAAAATGCAACCATTTCCGGTATAGATGCTGCATTTAAAAAACTTGCACTTAAAATCGAACCGCAGGATGTTTTTATTTTCTATGTTGCAGGACACGGAATAACTATTGATGGCAGATACCATTTTTTACCCCAGGAATTCAGATACCGGGATAATCAAACTGTGAAAAAAGAAGCTGTTACTCAGGCAAACCTCCAAGAATGGCTGGCTGTCATACCTGCAAAAAAAAGCCTTGTTCTGCTTGATACCTGTGAAAGCGGGTCATTTGTTCAGTCCCTTGCAACAATGCGCGGCATAGCTGAAAAAACCGCCATAAACAAATTAATCAGGGCTACGGGACGGGCTACCATAGTTGCTGCTACTGATGCTCAACCTGCACTTGAAGGATACAAAAATCACGGGGTTTTTACCTATGTTTTCCTTGAAGGGTTAAAAATGGCAGATAAGAATTTCGGAAATAAAGACAATATTGTCAGTATTATGGAAATGGCTCAATACCTGGATAACCAGGTTCCTATCCTCACTAAAGAGGTATTTTCATTTGAACAGTTTCCCCAGATTCACCTGGTTGGAAGCGACTTTCCAATTGGAATAGTTGAAGGCTCAGGAGAAGCTGATTAA